Proteins encoded by one window of Microplitis mediator isolate UGA2020A chromosome 1, iyMicMedi2.1, whole genome shotgun sequence:
- the LOC130676943 gene encoding zinc finger protein 330 homolog produces MPKKKTGQRKKAEKQKLRQKEIRTAKDQIDIAKFPCNAVMECDKCNKKQKNRAFCYFCSSVQRLPMCAHCGKIKCMLKTGDCVVKHPGVFITGLGMVGAICDHCEAWVCHGRKCLTVHACSCPLVDAVCQECERSVWDHGGRIFKCSFCDCFLCEDDQFEHQASCQVLEADSYKCQSCNKLGQYSCLRCKTCYCEDHVRRKGFKYEKNKAIPCPKCSYETSQTKDLSMSTRSHKFGRQNQAGTYDSDEEGGYGAYGSYSSKPVYDEDEDDEDYDDDDDDEDDDDDDDDDEDEEGDDEETSTGTDDDDDKKSAQANK; encoded by the exons ATGCCGAAAAAAAAGACAGGACAGAGAAAAAAAgcagagaaacaaaaattacgaCAAAAAGAAATTAGAACTGCTAAAGATCAGATAGATATCGCTAAATTCCCTTGCAATGCGGTTatg gaatgtgataaatgcaacaaaaaacaaaaaaatcggGCATTTTGTTATTTCTGTTCAAGTGTACAGAGGTTACCAATGTGCGCTCAttgtggaaaaataaaatgtatgttAAAAACTGGAGATTGTGTTGTTAAACATCCTGGAGTATTTATAACTGGTTTAGGAATGGTG ggaGCAATTTGTGATCATTGTGAAGCCTGGGTATGTCATGGTAGAAAATGTCTAACTGTTCATGCTTGTAGTTGTCCTCTAGTTGATGCTGTCTGTCAAGAATGTGAGAGAAGCGTTTGGGATCATGGTGgaagaatatttaaatgttcgTTTTGCGATTGTTTTTTGTGTGAAGACGATCAATTCGAACATCAAGCTTCTTGTCAAGTTCTTGAAGCTGATAGTTATaagt gcCAATCTTGTAATAAATTAGGTCAATATTCTTGCTTGAGATGTAAAACGTGTTATTGTGAAGATCATGTCCGAAGAAAAggttttaaatatgaaaagaaTAAAGCTATTCCTTGTCCAAAATGCAGTTATGAAACATCACAAACTAAAGATCTCAGCATGTCTA cgcGAAGCCATAAATTTGGTAGACAAAATCAAGCTGGAACCTATGATTCCGATGAGGAAGGTGGTTATGGTGCTTATGGAAGTTACAGTTCAAAACCAGTTTatgatgaagatgaagatgatGAGGAttacgatgatgatgatgacgatgaagacgatgatgatgatgatgatgatgatgaagatgaGGAAGGCGATGATGAAGAAACGTCTACTGGTACAGACGacgatgatgataaaaaatccgCACAAGCGAATAAATAa